Genomic DNA from Niallia circulans:
CAGAGTAACGGTTGCGAGCGAGATACCTTTGGCAAGAGGGCTTGGTTCCAGTGCATCAGCAATTGTCGCAGCGATTGAACTTGCTGATGCATTAGGTGAACTCGGTTTAACTAAAGAGGAGAAATTCACTATTGCCACAAATATGGAGGGCCATCCTGATAATGTTGGGGCTAGTATTTTTGGCGGACTTGTGGTCGGCTGTCAGCTTGGTGAGGAGGCAGATGTTGAGGTAATTCATTCTGTAGACCTTGAACTGCTGGCAGTTGTTCCTAATGAAGAGCTGCTTACGAAAGCAGCAAGGGATGTTCTGCCAGCAGCGATGCCTTTTGCGGAAGCAGTTGCAGCAGGGGCAGTATCAAACCTGCTTGTTGCAGCCTTGCTGACAGGAAACGATAAGCTTGCAGGCAAGATGATGTCTCTTGATAAATACCATCAGCCGTACCGAAAGCAGCTTGTGCCTCACTTGGAGCTCATTGAAAAAGAGGCTCCTCTGTTAGGAGCTTATGGTGTCGCATTAAGTGGAGCAGGTCCGACAGTTCTTTGTTTCATTGAAAAAGGAAAAACGGAGGCAGTTAAAGCTGGATTGCAGAAGCATCTGCCAGACATGAGTCTTCTTCCTGTTGAGATGGACAAGGAAGGTGCAGTTGTGAAAGGGAAATCATATACGAGTAAATAAAAAGGGCAGCCTTTAAGGCTGCCCTTTTTATTTCTTGGCTGTTCATATACTTAGAATACTTGCTCTACTTCATATACTCCTGGAACTTCTTCCAAAAGCGCACGCTCAATACCTGCTTTTAGTGTGATTGTCGAACTTGGGCAGCTTCCGCAAGCTCCTAGCAAACGAAGCTTAACGATACCGTCTTCCACATCTACCAATTCACAATCCCCGCCATCTCTTAGAAGGAATGGGCGTAATTTATCTAATACTTCTTGTACTTGTTCTTTCATTTCTAATTCTGCCATTCATATCGACTCCTTTCCTATAATTTATTATAATCACATTAAAGAGAAAAATCTATTCTAGAAACACGAAATCATTAAACAATCAATTCCAGTTTGCATTGTCTCGTTAAAGAGTGTAAATGTCAACACTGTAAAGCAGAAAACAAGCAGGAAAGAGAGGAAGAAAAATGAAAAAAGAGCTCGAAGTCAGCATATATGGAGCAGAGCAAATTTGTGCAAGCTGTGTGAATCTCCCTTCTTCAAAAGATACATATGAGTGGCTGCAGGCTGCCATAAGCAGAAAATTTCCTGATCAAAGCTTTAAAATTCATTATTATGATATTTTCCAAGCAAATTACGAGGAAGAAAAAAATGCATTTTGCCATAGAGTCATTGAAGAGGATTTATTTTATCCAGTTGTAGTTATTGAGAATGAAATAATTGGTGAAGGAAATCCAAAGCTAAAGCGTATCTATGAGGAATTTGAGAAGTATGGCTACTTAAGCGCTCAGTAATGAATACAGGGAGGCGTTAAAAAAACCACCTTAAATAGAGAATAGCTTGAAAGCTTAGGTTTAATTGTGCGAATATTCACTCCGTTATTTATATCTAAGCAGCAAAACACCTGAACTATTACGCCAACTCCAAGCAAATAATAGGCGGAATAGTTCAGGTATTGTTTAGAGCGAAATAATTATTTTTTTGCCTTGGCATATTTATCTTTTTGTCCATATTTTATAAACAGAGTGTATTAGCTTTTTTTTTTATTTTTATCCTTCCACAAAATACTGTGCTTTAGAATTCTTGGGATTCGCCCAGTTAAGGCAGTGTTAGCAACGAGCCCGAAACCGTGTTTTTTTCCGAGTGAGCCTAATACTCCTTTTAATCTTATTGGAGGTAAGGAGGGAGGCTTTGCTCCTTGCCAACGGGCAATAAGAACTGCTGCGACTTGCTCGGCCTGTTTTTCTGCCAGCTGTGCACTTGGTGGCAGATTAAGGCTGGCACAATCACCAACCACGAATATCTTATCATCAGCAGGCAAGTGATGAAGGTCTGTTAACAATATGCGACCTTTTTTATCCTTCGCGACTGTCAGGTCAGCAACTATCTTGCTTGGCATAACACCAGCAGTCCAGACAATGCAATCAAAGGGAAGAGGGTCTTCTTTATTATATAAAGTATTTTCTTCAATTAAAGTTATATTTGAGTTTTTGTGAAGTTCTACATGGTGATCCTCAAACCACTTTTCTACATAAGCGCTCACCTTTGGTGGATAAGAGGAAAGAATGGTACTTCCCCGATCGAACAAGGTAATCTGCAAATCTGTTCGGTTTTCTGCTAATTCTGAAGCGAGTTCTACACCACTTAATCCACCGCCAATAATTGCCACTTTTGCGCCTGCAGCCAAGTTATTAAGCTCAGAATAGGTTTTTTGTGACTTGCTTTTGGTTTGAATGCTATGTGTAAACTCAGCGGCACCCTTTATACCATGAAAGTTATCCTCACAGCCTAAGGAAATGACTAAATCATCATATTCCATACTTTCTCCATTAACTAGGTTCACTGTATATACTGATCTGTCGATACTGGCTACTTCTGCATTTAGAATGGATACTTGGGGATGTTTTGGAAAGGGAATCCTGATATGCTCATCTGAAACAGTGCCTGCTGCTAGAGCATAGAACTCTGTTTTTAGAAAATGGTATGGGGCTTTATCAATAAGGATGACCATTATATTATATGGTAGATTGGAAATCAGTCGTGACAGGAGCGTCATTCCACCATAGCCGCCGCCGAGAATAATTAGTTTTTTCATATAACCTCCCCATTAGTTTGTATCATGTTTATATTTGAACAAAAGGCTGTATGTAACAATGCCTGCTTGCTTCCAATTTTAGTTGTCATTCTTTAAGAGTATATTATGAGGAATGGGCAGTTTATTCGTAAATGAGGAAGAAATAAGAAACATAGTAATGCTTGATTAATAAAACAAAAAAAGTTAGTATATGTTTTATTGAAGAGGTGATTACATTGTTTAAACCAATAGTTGAATTTTGTTTAAGCAATCTAGCATCTGGTTCTGAGGAGGCAAAGCTACTCTTAGAACAGGATGATGAACTGGATGTTATAGATTATGGCTGTTTAGGCATGTGCGGACAATGCGGAGAAGCATTATTTGCCTTGGTAGATGGAGAAATAGTAACAGGTGAAACATCTAAGGAGCTTGTAGAAAATGTGTACAAGCATATTGAAGAAAACCCGATGTTTTAATATAGGAAGCATAAAAAGCAGGCGGATAAATTCGCCTGCTTTTTATTTATGCTTGTTGCAAGTCTCTAATTTTATGCCAGCCGTCTTTTGCTAAACTGATAATTTTTGTCTCAACCGTTCTGCTTTGCTGCTCAATTACTTTTGAAAAGTATTTGATGGCTTCCTCTATTTTTTGTGTTCTTCTTGAAAGCTCACCAGCCAAGTATAGCGTTTTCAATTCAGATACTTGTGTTCCAAGAAAATCTCCAGTAGAGTAGGAAAGCTCATATTCTGATAGGGCCAGCTGCATAAAGCGTGTTTCCTCATGTCTATCCTCCAGCAATCGATAAAGCCATGCCAGTCGTATGTATAGCCCTGCGATTGCTATATGCCTGTCATTTCTTAACATACCTGCATAGGCAGCAAGCTTATACGTTTTAATACTGTCACCTATTGACCTGGTTTCCCCAAAGTTTTGCTGCACCCAGTTGTTCGAGATATTTTTTATTAGGATGGCTTTTTCTGCCTCCTTTAAACGAATTTCAACTTCATCCGAATAGGCAAATCCGCATAATGGACAAACATTAACATAATACAAAGTTGGATTATGTTCTTCATAAAATGGAAAAAAGTCAGAATCAAAGCCTTTTGCTTTAATGAATCTAGAGCGCATTTTTTTTGTAGTAAAATGGGCAGTACATAAAGGGCATATGCACTTTTTGTCATAAAGAGGTCCAATGGTCGTCATTTTCTCATACCTCTCGTTAAAAAGTAGTTATATTATACTACTATTATACATCTTATTAAGATTAAATACCTATTTAGAAATTGTATTTTTAAAAAAAACATGACTTTTCGATTAAAGGTAATGCAATTAATTGGTATGTTATTAGCGAGTTGCACGAGTTGAGTAGTTGTGTTTTGCGGTATATAATATAGAGAAAGGCTACACTAACGAAATGGAGGATATATTCATGACAGAAGAAGTATTGCACTTAACGGAAGCGGCAGCATTACAAATAAAAGAAATGATGAAGGAAAATGAGGAAGAAGGCTCTTTCTTAAGAGTAGCAATTAAAGGTGGAGGCTGCAGCGGTTTATCTTATGGTATGGGCTTCGCACCAGAAAAAGAAGACAATGACTATCTGACAGAACAGCACGGCATACAGGTTATTGTTGATAATAACGATACAGCCATCCTAAAAGGAACAAAAATTGATTACAAACAATCCTTAATGGGCGGCGGTTTCACAATCGATAACCCAAATGCCATTGCATCTTGCGGATGCGGGTCATCCTTCCGCACGGCGGTAAATGCAGGTTCTCCAGAAGAGTGTTAAAATATTTAAAGCCTTTTCCGCATTGCGGAAAAGGCTTTTTTCTTATTCATCCTTAAACATGGATGTACTGTGGAGCGGCTGTACTCTTGCTTTTGGATCAAGATATGATTTTGCGTTGTTTACCGCAGTCGGTGCTTCGCCAAAGCCTGATGCAATCAGCTTAACTTTACCGTCATATGTACAGATGTCACCAGCTGCATATATTCCTGGAATATTTGTTTCCATTTTGCTGTTAACAACGATAGAATTCTTTTCTATTGCTAAGTCCCAGTCTTTAATTGGACCAAGTGAAGAGACAAATCCGTAGTTGACGATAACAGCATCTACATCAATCACTTCTTTTTCTTGTGTTTGCACATTTTCAAGGACAACTTGTTTAATTGCTTCTTCTCCAATAAGCTCTGATGGAATATAAGGAGTTTTAATTTGCACACTTGAATTCTTCAAGTTTTCCACACTGTGTTCATGAGCACGGAATTTATCTCTTCTGTGTGCAAGGTAAACAGTGTCAGCAATAGGCTCAAGCATCAATGCCCAGTCTACCGCGGAATCTCCACCGCCAAACACCATTACTTTTTTGCCTGCAAATTGATTTAGGTCATTGATGAAGTAATGCAGGTTTTTGCCTTCATAATTCTTTGCCTGCTCCAATTCAAGCTTACGTGGTTGAAAAGCACCGTTTCCAGCAGTAATAACCACCGTTTTAGTGAAGTGAACTTCTTTGTCTGTTGTTAATTTGAACACACCGTCAGCCTGTTTTTCCAAGCCTTGAACCGCTTGCTCCAGTACGATTGCCTGCTCAAACTTATCCATTTGTGCCTTAAGGTTATCAACAAGCTCCTGGGCTCGGACTTTCGGGAAGCCGGCAATGTCATATATATATTTTTCAGGATAAAGTGCAGTAAGCTGCCCGCCTAAATGAGGGAGACTTTCGATAATTTTCACAGTAGCTTGTCTCATTCCTCCGTAAAACGCAGTAAACATCCCTACTGGACCACCGCCAATAACCGTTATGTCATAAATTGTTTGATCCTCTTTCAATGAAGATACCCTCCTACATCAAGTTAAAATTCTAATCAATATCATATCATAATTGATATTATTTCTCACTTCTTTGATTTTATATCTTCTCTTAAAATATGTAAAACATGCGCTTATACTTATAAATAGAGCATATGCAGGGAACTTACCTGAGTAAGCTGCAAGCTTTTTAGCCAGAATAAACGCTAAAAACATGCTTTATTCCAGAAAAAAACCGCCTTTTTATAACAATTTTTGTTAATTTACTAGGAAAAAAGCTTCTCTTTTAAACTATTTGTGAATAATTGTCTTTATTTTGGGAAATGAATAGTTTTGGAGGAGTTGAATTATATGACAAATAAAAAAATTCTTAGAAGGGTCGGAATGACCTTCCTTTTCGTTGCAGCACTATTAACAACATTTCAATCCATTTCAGGCGTTCAAGCAAGTTCATTCCATCTTTCAAATAATGAGGAAACAAAAGAAGATAACTATCTCAATCATACTTTTAAACAAATTGGCTTTGGTTTTAAAAACTTGAAGGAAGCCCTTGCTGATACGACGCAAATATCTTCTAGCACTGAGGTTGAAGGAAACCCGCCATTACTTGAAGATAGAGATTGGTCACAATATCAAAAAAGGCAAGTTGTGGCTACTGGCTATACTGCTGGTTATGAATCGACAGGAAAAAATCCTAATCATCCGTCATTTGGCATTACATACTCTGGAGTGAAAGTAAAACGAGATTTATACAGCACAATTGCTGCTGACATAAGTGTTTTCCCAATTGGAACAGTGCTTTTTATTCCTGACTATGGTTTTGGGGTAGTAGCAGATACAGGCTCTGCCATAAAAGGGAACAAGCTTGACTTATATTATGAAACAGTTGATGATGTCTACAGCCAGTGGGGTAAGAAAACAGTTGATGTATACGTTGTTGAAATGGGTAAAGGAAAACTGACAGAGGATACTTTAACAGCCTTTAATGAGGCAAAGGCTATGCAGGTGTTCCGTTCGCAATATACTAGTGCTGAAAGTAAATAAAAAAAAGTTCCACAAGAAAATCTTGTGGAACTTTTTTTTATCGAAAGATTAAATCAAGTATAAGTGTCAGTGCAATTCCGGTAAGACCTCCAAAGAAAACCTCAATCGGCTTATGTCCAAGAAGCTCTTTCAGCTGTTTTCTTTTCTGCTGTTCAGGTTTTTGTTGCCAGTCCTTTGCATCCTCCACAAATTTATTAAAATCATTCACAAGTTGATTCAGAACGATAGCTTGTTCTCCAGCTTGCCTTCTTACTCCTGTTGCATCAAACATTGTGATGATTGCGAAGATAGCAGAAACTGCGAAAATCGGTGAATCAGCACCAGTTTCCATGGCTACCCCTGTGGCCAGTGCCGTCACTGCAGCCGAATGAGAACTAGGCATTCCTCCTGTACTTGTTAACAGAGACCAATCAATTTTTTTTGTAACAAAAAAAGTAATAGGAACCTTAACGAATTGAGCGAAGAAAATTGCTGCAAGACTTGCTAAAAAAGGAAAGTTAATAAGAAGTTCCAAAAAAAATCACCTCAAGGTTATGTATTTCTATAAAATAAAACATTACCCTTATTGCAGCAAATTAATCATCTCTATAATAAAAGACCGCAATTATGGAAATAGTGTTAATTGAAAGAAAATCACTTTATTACTATTATAACATAACCAAAATGATGAAGTTCTACTTAAAAAAGCAATTTTCTGATAGTGAAAAGTAATTAGCTATACGAAATATCTAAAGGTCCGCTATAATAGAAAATGGATTAGAAGAATGGAGGAATGAAAAAGAATGTTTACATTAAAACAAGAATGGAACTTTACAGATAAATTAGAATGTATAGTAGTCGGATTGTTTGAGAAATCTATTAAACTGGAAGGCCAATTAGCGGAATTAGACGAGGCCTTTGACGGTGAGCTGACAAAATTATTAAAGGAAAGCGATCTTTCCGCAAAGAAAAACCAAATACATATTGTTCATACTTTTGGTAAGATTGGTGCCAAAAGAATTGTTTTCGCAGGATTAGGAAAACAAAAGGAATTATCCTTCCATGATTTGCAAGAGGTTTACGGTGCTGTTTTTCAAGAGTTGTCTAAATGGAAGTATCAACAAGCTGCCGTTCTGTTGAACTCTTTTACTACAGATGCCCTTGATTCGCTTGATGCTGCACATGCTTTAGCAGAAGCATTTGCATTGTCTACATATGAATATACAGGCTATAAGCAAAAATCAAATGAGCCAGACAAAAAGATAGAGGAAATCATTTTATATAGTCAAACAGATGAGAAAGAAATTCAGGCGGCTGCAAACGTAGGCTATACATATGGCAGCGGAACAAATTCGGCAAGAA
This window encodes:
- the thrB gene encoding homoserine kinase, producing the protein MMESEMLQIKVPASTANLGPGFDSIGLSLSLYLELQASPAEKWEVIPLSEELKAFPADESNFIIATALQVAKQYNKELPPCRVTVASEIPLARGLGSSASAIVAAIELADALGELGLTKEEKFTIATNMEGHPDNVGASIFGGLVVGCQLGEEADVEVIHSVDLELLAVVPNEELLTKAARDVLPAAMPFAEAVAAGAVSNLLVAALLTGNDKLAGKMMSLDKYHQPYRKQLVPHLELIEKEAPLLGAYGVALSGAGPTVLCFIEKGKTEAVKAGLQKHLPDMSLLPVEMDKEGAVVKGKSYTSK
- a CDS encoding NifU family protein, which codes for MAELEMKEQVQEVLDKLRPFLLRDGGDCELVDVEDGIVKLRLLGACGSCPSSTITLKAGIERALLEEVPGVYEVEQVF
- a CDS encoding YuzD family protein, with the translated sequence MKKELEVSIYGAEQICASCVNLPSSKDTYEWLQAAISRKFPDQSFKIHYYDIFQANYEEEKNAFCHRVIEEDLFYPVVVIENEIIGEGNPKLKRIYEEFEKYGYLSAQ
- a CDS encoding NAD(P)/FAD-dependent oxidoreductase; its protein translation is MKKLIILGGGYGGMTLLSRLISNLPYNIMVILIDKAPYHFLKTEFYALAAGTVSDEHIRIPFPKHPQVSILNAEVASIDRSVYTVNLVNGESMEYDDLVISLGCEDNFHGIKGAAEFTHSIQTKSKSQKTYSELNNLAAGAKVAIIGGGLSGVELASELAENRTDLQITLFDRGSTILSSYPPKVSAYVEKWFEDHHVELHKNSNITLIEENTLYNKEDPLPFDCIVWTAGVMPSKIVADLTVAKDKKGRILLTDLHHLPADDKIFVVGDCASLNLPPSAQLAEKQAEQVAAVLIARWQGAKPPSLPPIRLKGVLGSLGKKHGFGLVANTALTGRIPRILKHSILWKDKNKKKS
- a CDS encoding YuzB family protein, which produces MFKPIVEFCLSNLASGSEEAKLLLEQDDELDVIDYGCLGMCGQCGEALFALVDGEIVTGETSKELVENVYKHIEENPMF
- a CDS encoding DUF2225 domain-containing protein — its product is MTTIGPLYDKKCICPLCTAHFTTKKMRSRFIKAKGFDSDFFPFYEEHNPTLYYVNVCPLCGFAYSDEVEIRLKEAEKAILIKNISNNWVQQNFGETRSIGDSIKTYKLAAYAGMLRNDRHIAIAGLYIRLAWLYRLLEDRHEETRFMQLALSEYELSYSTGDFLGTQVSELKTLYLAGELSRRTQKIEEAIKYFSKVIEQQSRTVETKIISLAKDGWHKIRDLQQA
- a CDS encoding HesB/IscA family protein, translating into MTEEVLHLTEAAALQIKEMMKENEEEGSFLRVAIKGGGCSGLSYGMGFAPEKEDNDYLTEQHGIQVIVDNNDTAILKGTKIDYKQSLMGGGFTIDNPNAIASCGCGSSFRTAVNAGSPEEC
- a CDS encoding NAD(P)/FAD-dependent oxidoreductase; amino-acid sequence: MKEDQTIYDITVIGGGPVGMFTAFYGGMRQATVKIIESLPHLGGQLTALYPEKYIYDIAGFPKVRAQELVDNLKAQMDKFEQAIVLEQAVQGLEKQADGVFKLTTDKEVHFTKTVVITAGNGAFQPRKLELEQAKNYEGKNLHYFINDLNQFAGKKVMVFGGGDSAVDWALMLEPIADTVYLAHRRDKFRAHEHSVENLKNSSVQIKTPYIPSELIGEEAIKQVVLENVQTQEKEVIDVDAVIVNYGFVSSLGPIKDWDLAIEKNSIVVNSKMETNIPGIYAAGDICTYDGKVKLIASGFGEAPTAVNNAKSYLDPKARVQPLHSTSMFKDE
- a CDS encoding 3D domain-containing protein, with the protein product MTNKKILRRVGMTFLFVAALLTTFQSISGVQASSFHLSNNEETKEDNYLNHTFKQIGFGFKNLKEALADTTQISSSTEVEGNPPLLEDRDWSQYQKRQVVATGYTAGYESTGKNPNHPSFGITYSGVKVKRDLYSTIAADISVFPIGTVLFIPDYGFGVVADTGSAIKGNKLDLYYETVDDVYSQWGKKTVDVYVVEMGKGKLTEDTLTAFNEAKAMQVFRSQYTSAESK
- a CDS encoding divergent PAP2 family protein, with translation MELLINFPFLASLAAIFFAQFVKVPITFFVTKKIDWSLLTSTGGMPSSHSAAVTALATGVAMETGADSPIFAVSAIFAIITMFDATGVRRQAGEQAIVLNQLVNDFNKFVEDAKDWQQKPEQQKRKQLKELLGHKPIEVFFGGLTGIALTLILDLIFR